Part of the Bacteroides acidifaciens genome, TTCCCCTTGTCGTGGCCGGACAACAGAAAAACAATTTTACCTATACGCCGACTCAAGAACTCCTGCTGGTAGGTAAGGCAACCTCAGAAGGTGAATATTTCCATCGGGTAGACACCGCGAAGTATCACTCAATGCCGCCCAAAGTGAAGAAACTTTTCACGAACTCTGCCGGACTGGCAATCTCTTTTACTACGAACAGTCCAGTGATAAAAGCCAAATGGACAGTTCCTGATAACCCACAGTTACCCAATCTGACACGCATTTATCGAACTGACGTTATATGTATGTTTTAACTAATGCTTTTGGGCATACTAATGACCATTATCAGGGAAGTACAAAGTGCCGTTTTAAGATACTCATACAAGGGGATATTCTCATAGGTGTGAGAAAAAAATCTCAGACCTACGAGAATTAAGTCTCAATGCGATGAGTATTTTTTCTCATAGGTATAAGAATGTTTGAGAAAATGTAATGCGTGATGATGTTTGTTTTGAATATCAGTAGACAGATTTCAGCCACATACCCAGCAACTCAAGCATCTGTGAATGATACTTAAAGTCTATATTCATCCCCCAGCCATGACCGCCTTCGGGAAATATATACATGGTTGCGGGGACATTGTTTTTCTTCAATGATTCATAATAGAGCACGCTATTGGCAGTAGGTACGGACTTATCGTCATCACTCAATAACAGGATGGCAGGTGGGGTGTTTGCATTGATATGCTTTTCGTTAGAGAAAAACTGGATATCGGCCGGTAGGGGATTGTCACCCAACAGATTGGAACGGGAACCGCCATGCGTAGCCCTCTCCATGGTTATGACAGGATAAAAAAGAATGGAGAAATCCGGTCTTGTATTTGTTCCCTCTGTCGTGTAGTGAGTAGAAGCGGTAGCGGCCAAATGTCCGCCTGCCGAGAAACCGGCGATACCTACTTTATTTACGTCTATACCAAATTCGCTTGCATGATTGCGTACATAACGTATTGCCTGCTGTGCATCATCCAAGGGTACTTCCTTGTGTTTGTTCGGCATCCGGTATTTGAGGACGAAAGCCGTTATTCCCTGTCCGTTCAACCATTTAGCAAACTGTTCCCCTTCGTGCAGAATAGCCAGTCCGGCGTATCCTCCACCTGGACATATCACAACTGCCATTTCTGTGTTTTTTGCTTTATTGGTCTGGTAAATAGCCAGTTCGGGTGAGGAAACATTTGTTACCCAATTGCCGTTTCTCTCGTACTTTTCAGCTTTTGTTATTTCATTACTTGTCGGTGGGTTTGTCTCCCACAGTTTCACAATTTTCTGAGCATTCATAGTTGTACACGTAAATATCAGCAAAGCGCTTAGTGCTACTAATCGATGTTTTTTTATCATATGAATTAAATTTTGGATATTAAAGTCAGATAAGAATCTTCTGACTACAAAGTTATATGTTTTTCTTTGTAATCTAAAGATTTTGTGTGCATATAATTAGATTCTTTTTCTTAAAGGAATTGTAATATAGGCTGTCTTTTATCCGCCTTTCCCCTTTCGGCAGACCATTGGCTTCCTTAATTTATGGGTTATTTATAGTTGGATTATGAAGAATTTTCCTACATTTGTTTCGTTAAACCATGAAATCTCTATTATAATTAAACTCTGTCAACCCGATGAAAAAGAACTGCTTGTCATTCCTTTTACTTCTGTTTTCCTGTTCTTCGGTCTTTGCCGATGAGCGTTTGGACTCGCTGTTGAATGTGCTTGACGCAACCATAAAAGAGGCGGACGCTTATGTGCAGATTAAAGAGAACAGGCTTCGGGAGTTGAAGAAAGAAGCTGGGAAGACACCGCCTGTTTCCATCGAACGTTATAACCTGAACAATACAATTTACTCTGAATATAAAGCGTATAGCTCTGATTCCGCACTCCACTATCTGAATGAGAATATATTACTCGCCCGTCAGTTGAACGACAGGGAGCGCGAGCTTAAAATCCAGTTGGAGTTATCCTACCTGTTGTCTTCCATCGGAATGTATATAGAAGCGGCGGATATACTGGGAGCCATAGACCGACCGTCACTTCCGCAGTCGCTTTTGGGAGATTACTATACGTGTTATGAACATGTATATGCCGAAGCAGGAGCGGCGCAGCCGCGATACAAGATGTTTTCATCGCGTTATTTCAAGTTGAGCCATGCCTATCGGGACTCTATGCAGGTAACCTTGGAACCCTCTTCGGATACTTACCTGTGGTTGCGCGAAACCCAACTGAAAGAAGCCGGGAAATACGATGAGGCTCTTGAATTCAGTGACCGCCGGATTTCGGAATCCTCTTTCGGCACACCTCAATATGCATTGGCGGCCTATCAGCGTTTCCGCCTTTTTGAAAGTATGGGACAGAAAGACGAGCATTTATATTACCTTGTTCTTTCTGCTATTTCCGATGTACGTTCCGCCATCAAGGAACAGTCCTCTTTGATGGTGCTGGCGCAGGAATTGCACAAGAAGGGAGACTTGAAGCGTGCGTATGCCTATATCAACTTCTCATGGGAAATATCACAATTCTATAAGACACGCTTACGCAGTTGGATGAACATTACCCCTCTTTCCATGATTAACGGGAATTATCAGGATATCATCAAACAGCAAAACCGGGAGCTGCTGATTTATATTGTATGTGTGGCGCTGCTGGCATTGTTGCTGATAATAGCGTTAATCTATATTTACCGGCAGATGAAAGCCCTTTCGGTTGCCAAGAAAGGGTTGCAAGAGGTGAACGAGCGGCTTTTCTCCTTGAATGAAGAACTGGAAGAAGTCAACCGGCATCTTCGTTCCACCAATCTGGAGCTTTCCGAGTCCAACCTTATTAAAGAAGCCTATATTGCCCGTTTTTTCAAATTATGCTCCGTTTATGTAGACCGTTTGCAAGCATACAGAAAGCTGGTAAATAAGAAGTTGCAGCGGGGGCAAGTAGCCGAACTGTTGAAAATGACACATCTCAGCAATGATATTGTGACTGTTGAAGTGCAGGAACTATATGCGAACTTCGATTCTGCCTTCCTGCACCTGTTCCCGAACTTTGTGGAATCTCTCAATCAATTATTGCTGCCCGAAGAACAAATAGTCTTAAAACCGGACGAGCTGCTCAATACAGAACTGCGGATTTTTGCCTTGATTCGTCTCGGCATTAAGGACAGTTCGCAGATTGCGGAGCTTCTACATTACTCGGTCAATACTATCTATAATTACCGTTCGAGAGTGAAGACCAAAGCACGCGTTTCACGCGAAGATTTTGAAGATTTGGTAGCTAAAATCCGGTAAATAAGTCTGTATCAAATCTACCTTTTGATACGGGCATAACACAAACTAATATCTTGTTTATCAACTTGTTGGTGTTTTGTGAATATTGTAAATATCCACTTATATCTCATTGGCTGTTTTTTATCGCGGCATTTCCATCTATTTTTGTCATAACCGAACGGGAATAACAGATTCCGTTTTCGGGAATTCCTTTTTTTATTAACCTTTATAGAAATACAAATGAAAAATGAATTACTGCATTTTTTAGTTCTAGGAAAAGGCGGAAGGACAAAAAGCCAGTCTGTAAGCCGGTTATGGTGTTGGGCTGTCCTCTGTGTATGCGGAATAGTTTGCATCGCCTGTTCCGACGATGATTCTGTGAAAAAGAACCCTTACCTGCAAACAAGTACCCGTGCCATGCTGAAAGAGGTGGTAGAGGTCAAGTTTATCAACATTGATGGAAATTCCGATATTACTGTCGATTTTGGTGATGGGACGGTGAAGAATGGCAAAGCTGCCGAAGCTGTCACCCATGTCTATACGCAAAGCGGTGACTATACCATGCACGTCACGGCAGGGCAGTATGAGGTGCAGAAAAGAATCCGCATCTATAACCTGTTGGCACTGTCGGAAGCGATGAAGCAGTTCAGGGAACCGTCTAACAAGAAAGTATGGGTGATGACCCACCGCGCACATACCACGGACAGGACTGTTCCCGAAAACTCGGTGTCTTCCGTAGAAGATGCCATTGACTCGGGAGCCGAAGTGATAGAGTGCGATACGCACGTCACAAGTGACGGTGTGGTAGTGGTATGCCACGACCAGACAATCAATGCCACCACTAACGGTACGGGGGACATCACAAAAATGACCTATGCGGAACTACAACAGTACAACTTGAAAGACCGGAACGGACGGGTGACTGACGAAAAGATGCCTACCCTCGAAGAATTCCTGAAAGCGGGACGCGGCAGAATCTATTTCAATCTCGACTATTCCCCTCGTACGGCTTCTTCGCAGCAGGTGGTAGACATCGTGATGAAACTTGACATGATGGAATCCGTATTCTTCTATTGCAACAGTGCACAGAAAGCGGAAGAAGTGCTGGGCATCACCTCTAAAGCCCACGTTTACACATGGACGGGTAACCACAAGCCGATGATAGGATTGCCGGGCAACTACTTTGTGCAATACAGTTACCTGACAAATGGAAAAAGCACTCCTTTGGGAAGCTCTATCAATGACGGTATGCTGGCTACGGTGAATATGCTTCCCGCAAGTGGCAGCAGTGTTTCCGAATGGACACTGAATGAGGGCTATCTCGACGAATTGTTGCAAATCTATCCGATGGTGTGCATGATACAGACCGATGTGCCCGACTTGTTGATTCCCGCGTTACAGGCGAGAGGACTGCGTTAACTTTATCATCTAATATAAAAATCATCTATTTATGAGAAATATTCATTGCAAGACGTGTGCCTGCCTGTTAGGTATGTTGCTGATACTGTTTTCCGGTATCGAGGCAAGGGGAGCTTCCCTCGAAGTGCAGCAGGAACGTAAAATATCCGGTACAGTAATCGATGAAAAGGGCGAACCTGTCATCGGTGCCTCGGTGGTGGTTGTAGAGACAAAGCAAGGCGCCATTACAAATATAGACGGTAAATTTCAGGTAAATGCCCCGCAAAACGGTCGTCTGAAAGTATCTTATATCGGCTATGAAACACAGGAAATAGCTATCAAAGACCGTCAGTCTTTGCGAATTGTGCTGAAAGAAGAATCTACCGCCTTGAATGAAGTGGTGGTGGTAGGTTACGGCACGATGAAAAGGAAAGAAATGACATCGGCTATCTCCCATGTCGGTGCGAAAGACCTGAATCAGATTTCCAGTCTCGATGCTTCCATGCTTCTGCAGGGAAAGGTGTCCAGCGTATCGGTTTCGAATACGGCTCTGGCCGACCCGAACAGTACGGGAAGTATTCAGATTCGCGGTATCTCTTCCCGTAATGCAGGCTTAGGACCGTTGATTGTGGTAGACGGAGTGCCGGGCGGTGATATGACGAATATCAACCCTGCCGATATTGAATCTATTGACGTGTTGAAAGACGGTGCGGCTTCCGCTATCTACGGTACACGAGGCAGCAACGGTGTTATTCTCGTGAATCTGAAAAAAGGAACGAGGGACGGAGAGGTGCATACTACTTATAGTGCTGCCGTTACTTTCAATAAGGCGAAGAAAGAACTGGATATAATGAACGCGGAAGAATATCGTGCCTACCGCACCGTGTCCAATCCGCTTTCGGATATGGGAGCCAGTACAGACTGGTTTGATGCCGTTACCCGCCTGGGCGTAACGCATATGCATACATTGACCTTCTCCGGCGGAAATGCGAGAACCAATTACCGCGTGACTGCCGACTACCGCAAGGCACAAGGTATCGACCTGCGTTCCGACCGTCGCGAATATGGTGCGCGTGCCACTATCAGCCATACTACAAAAGACGGTTTGTTCACATTCTCCGCCAATATGACTCCGCGTGTAATCGACCGGAACAAATCGGCAAGCGTCTACGGCAGTGTTATCAAGAATAACCCGACTATGCCTGTTTACGATTCCGAGTCCGCCAATGGCTATTATCGTTTCCCTTCCGGCGGAGACAGCTCCAATATCGTCGAGCAACTGAATGAGGAAGAGAACGGAACGGAAATCAAATTGTTGGAGTGGAACGCTACGGCTGCCGTCAACCTGCTTCCCCTGTTTAACCCGAGTAACCCGAATATGGTGTTGAAATCACAGGTGACCCTTTCACAATACCAGGTCGATAAGTTCAACGGATGGTTCACTCCGTCTACGTATGGCCCTAATGTCAATTCGAGCGTTGCCGGGAAAGCGAGCCGCGATTTTGACAAGAGTACCAGCAACAATTTGGAATGGGTGACTAATTTCTCTACACGCATCAAGGAACATCAGATTCGTGCGATGGTAGGTTACAGTTATAATTACGGTGTAAACTCGGGAATGGGAGCGGAGAACTGGGATTTCTCTTCCGACGGTCTGACTTATAACAATCTTGGCTCCGGTCTGGAAGCGGCGAAAGAAGGAAAGACAATGATGAGTTCCTACAAGAACGACCATAAACTAATCAGCTTCTTCGGCCGTGTCAACTACGACTGGAAAGAACGCTATCTGTTCACTTTCTCTTTGCGCCACGAGGGTTCTTCCCGCTTCGGTGAGAATCACAAATGGGGTAATTTTCCTGCGGTATCTGTGGGCTGGCGTATCTCGGACGAGAAGTTTATGAAAGGACTTTCGTGGATTGATGACTTGAAGGTGCGCTATGACTATGGTGTCACCGGTAACCAGGAGATAGGTAACTACCAGTCCTTAGCTACGTATAGAGCCTATGGCTGGTATCAGTATAACGGCAACAACTTCCATGTATGGGGTCCGAGCAAGAATGTCAATTCGGAACTTCGCTGGGAAAAGGGACACAATCAGAATATCGGTCTGGACTTTTCGCTCTTCAAGCACAAAGTGACCGGTTCATTTAACTATTTCCACCGTAAACAAAGCGATTTGCTCGGTAGTTACTCCGTATCCGTGCCGCCCAATCTGTTCACCACTATCTATGCCAATGTGGGTACGCTCCGCAATACAGGTTTCGAGCTGGACGTGACGGTAAATGCCGTCCGGACGAAAGACTTCGCTTATAGTTTCACTTTAGTGGGCGCTACTAATAACAATAAGTTTGTCAGCTTCTCCAACGATGTCTATAAGGGGCAGAAGTATTACTCGACCTGCAACATGGCGAATCCCAACAATCCGGGATACTTGCAACGGATTGAGGAAGGCGAACGTATCGGTAATTACTTCACCTACCGTTATGCAGGCGTAGACAAGAAAGGCAACTGGCTGATTTACGATAAGAAGGGCAATGTGATTCCGATAGCCCAGGGTTCGGAGGAAGACAAGGCGGTGACCGGCAATGGTCTGCCGAAATTTACCGGCTCCATGACGCACAACTTCACTTACAAGAACTTCGACCTGACCGTTGCTTTCCGTGGCGCTGCCGGATTCGATATATTCAACGTACACGATTTCTACTTCGGATTGCAGAGCATGAGTACCAACCAGTTGACGACCGCTTACTCGAAGAACGCGCATATCACGACCGGCAAGAACGTGATAACCGACTATTTCATCGAACCGGGCGATTACCTGAAGATAGACAACATCACTTTGGGATATACGATGAACCTGAATAAGAAGTATATCGAGAAAATACGTTTGTTCGGCACAGCCAACAATCTCTATACGTTTACGAAATTCACGGGTGTAGACCCTTCTACTTACGAAGTCAACGGTCTGACACCGGGTACTTTCGGGGGAGGATACAACTATTATCCGTCTGCTTTCCAGTTTATTTTAGGTTTACAAGTTAGTTTTTAAAAAAGGAACGATTATGAAAATAACAAAATATATCATAGGATTAGGTCTGATGGCGGGCACGGTATTGGGCTTGCCGTCCTGTACCGACTTGTCGGAAACGGTGTACGACCAGGTGATGTCTAAAAACTACTATAACACGAAACAAGATGTCATCAATGCCGTGTTCCGCCCTTTTGAACATATGTACTGCTGTATCTGGATACGTCATGAGAACGAAGAACTGCCGGCAGACCAGTTTATTACTCCTACCCGTGGCACTTGGTGGTACGACGGCGGATTGTGGGAAATGTACCACCGCCACCAATATGATGATATTAACCAGGGTGACTGGTTGATTGAATGGGAGAACTTTTATGTAGGCATTTCCCAGTGCAATATGGTGCTGGATGATTTGAGCCAGTTGAACCCGTCCTCTTTTGGTCTGAGCGATGGTGAGTTTGAGAGTTTCAAGGCACAGTTGCGCTGTATGCGTGCCTGGGGGTATCTCCGTCTGCTGAATACACATCGTAACTGTATCCTGACTACCACTTCAGACCAGGCGGTGAACGAGCAGCCGGAAAACCGGAAGCAGGTTTCTCCGCAAGTAATGTTCGATTTCATCGAGAGCGAATTGAAAGACTACTGTCTGGCTGCCTTGCCATCGAAGAGCGGGCAAT contains:
- a CDS encoding SusC/RagA family TonB-linked outer membrane protein; this translates as MRNIHCKTCACLLGMLLILFSGIEARGASLEVQQERKISGTVIDEKGEPVIGASVVVVETKQGAITNIDGKFQVNAPQNGRLKVSYIGYETQEIAIKDRQSLRIVLKEESTALNEVVVVGYGTMKRKEMTSAISHVGAKDLNQISSLDASMLLQGKVSSVSVSNTALADPNSTGSIQIRGISSRNAGLGPLIVVDGVPGGDMTNINPADIESIDVLKDGAASAIYGTRGSNGVILVNLKKGTRDGEVHTTYSAAVTFNKAKKELDIMNAEEYRAYRTVSNPLSDMGASTDWFDAVTRLGVTHMHTLTFSGGNARTNYRVTADYRKAQGIDLRSDRREYGARATISHTTKDGLFTFSANMTPRVIDRNKSASVYGSVIKNNPTMPVYDSESANGYYRFPSGGDSSNIVEQLNEEENGTEIKLLEWNATAAVNLLPLFNPSNPNMVLKSQVTLSQYQVDKFNGWFTPSTYGPNVNSSVAGKASRDFDKSTSNNLEWVTNFSTRIKEHQIRAMVGYSYNYGVNSGMGAENWDFSSDGLTYNNLGSGLEAAKEGKTMMSSYKNDHKLISFFGRVNYDWKERYLFTFSLRHEGSSRFGENHKWGNFPAVSVGWRISDEKFMKGLSWIDDLKVRYDYGVTGNQEIGNYQSLATYRAYGWYQYNGNNFHVWGPSKNVNSELRWEKGHNQNIGLDFSLFKHKVTGSFNYFHRKQSDLLGSYSVSVPPNLFTTIYANVGTLRNTGFELDVTVNAVRTKDFAYSFTLVGATNNNKFVSFSNDVYKGQKYYSTCNMANPNNPGYLQRIEEGERIGNYFTYRYAGVDKKGNWLIYDKKGNVIPIAQGSEEDKAVTGNGLPKFTGSMTHNFTYKNFDLTVAFRGAAGFDIFNVHDFYFGLQSMSTNQLTTAYSKNAHITTGKNVITDYFIEPGDYLKIDNITLGYTMNLNKKYIEKIRLFGTANNLYTFTKFTGVDPSTYEVNGLTPGTFGGGYNYYPSAFQFILGLQVSF
- a CDS encoding alpha/beta hydrolase; this encodes MNAQKIVKLWETNPPTSNEITKAEKYERNGNWVTNVSSPELAIYQTNKAKNTEMAVVICPGGGYAGLAILHEGEQFAKWLNGQGITAFVLKYRMPNKHKEVPLDDAQQAIRYVRNHASEFGIDVNKVGIAGFSAGGHLAATASTHYTTEGTNTRPDFSILFYPVITMERATHGGSRSNLLGDNPLPADIQFFSNEKHINANTPPAILLLSDDDKSVPTANSVLYYESLKKNNVPATMYIFPEGGHGWGMNIDFKYHSQMLELLGMWLKSVY
- a CDS encoding glycerophosphodiester phosphodiesterase family protein, whose product is MKNELLHFLVLGKGGRTKSQSVSRLWCWAVLCVCGIVCIACSDDDSVKKNPYLQTSTRAMLKEVVEVKFINIDGNSDITVDFGDGTVKNGKAAEAVTHVYTQSGDYTMHVTAGQYEVQKRIRIYNLLALSEAMKQFREPSNKKVWVMTHRAHTTDRTVPENSVSSVEDAIDSGAEVIECDTHVTSDGVVVVCHDQTINATTNGTGDITKMTYAELQQYNLKDRNGRVTDEKMPTLEEFLKAGRGRIYFNLDYSPRTASSQQVVDIVMKLDMMESVFFYCNSAQKAEEVLGITSKAHVYTWTGNHKPMIGLPGNYFVQYSYLTNGKSTPLGSSINDGMLATVNMLPASGSSVSEWTLNEGYLDELLQIYPMVCMIQTDVPDLLIPALQARGLR
- a CDS encoding DUF6377 domain-containing protein, which translates into the protein MKKNCLSFLLLLFSCSSVFADERLDSLLNVLDATIKEADAYVQIKENRLRELKKEAGKTPPVSIERYNLNNTIYSEYKAYSSDSALHYLNENILLARQLNDRERELKIQLELSYLLSSIGMYIEAADILGAIDRPSLPQSLLGDYYTCYEHVYAEAGAAQPRYKMFSSRYFKLSHAYRDSMQVTLEPSSDTYLWLRETQLKEAGKYDEALEFSDRRISESSFGTPQYALAAYQRFRLFESMGQKDEHLYYLVLSAISDVRSAIKEQSSLMVLAQELHKKGDLKRAYAYINFSWEISQFYKTRLRSWMNITPLSMINGNYQDIIKQQNRELLIYIVCVALLALLLIIALIYIYRQMKALSVAKKGLQEVNERLFSLNEELEEVNRHLRSTNLELSESNLIKEAYIARFFKLCSVYVDRLQAYRKLVNKKLQRGQVAELLKMTHLSNDIVTVEVQELYANFDSAFLHLFPNFVESLNQLLLPEEQIVLKPDELLNTELRIFALIRLGIKDSSQIAELLHYSVNTIYNYRSRVKTKARVSREDFEDLVAKIR